Proteins encoded within one genomic window of Haematobia irritans isolate KBUSLIRL chromosome 5, ASM5000362v1, whole genome shotgun sequence:
- the LOC142237850 gene encoding uncharacterized protein LOC142237850, with amino-acid sequence MFFTICMFLVVFALLLNIMLKRRASKRFVLDQQQQQQKQQQQELNANSSHSKTSMPGISISMTNGSTNAVENENQQNSPSNSGAHQESVDQNSNKSLLTATNSGAATSTTLNLTIY; translated from the exons A tGTTTTTCACAATTTGTATGTTTTTAGTAGTTTTTGCACTACTACTGAATATAATGCTAAAAAGACGTGCCAGCAAACGTTTCGTTCtcgaccaacaacaacaacagcaaaagcAGCAGCAGCAGGAATTAAACGCAAATTCGAGTCATAGCAAAACATCAATGCCTGGCATTAGCATATCCATGACAAATGGCAGCACCAATGCTGTGGAAAATGAAAATCAGCAAAACTCACCTTCAAACTCTGGGGCCCATCAAGAAAGTGTTGATCAAAACTCAAATAAGTCTTTATTGACAGCAACGAATAGTGGGGCTGCTACTTCTACAACTCTTAA tttaaccatatattaa